Proteins encoded by one window of Fusobacterium mortiferum ATCC 9817:
- the cbiB gene encoding adenosylcobinamide-phosphate synthase CbiB, protein MIFIMRYSIAYIMDLILGDPHWFPHPVRFIGKLITLLEKLLYRFSCKKITGGVLAILTIGITFLVSFYLVKLSPMLEIFFLYTTLATKSLADEGFRVCKVLVEGDMEKAKKELAYLVSRDTNSMDVTQIVRSILETISENTVDGVIAPMFFAFVGSFFTIEGVSLALPFAMGYKAINTLDSMVGYKNDKYIDFGMLSAKIDDMANFIPARIAGGFIIPMGAFLLRMDYRSAWRIFFRDRLNHSSPNSGHSEAAFAGALGVQFGGRTSYFGKWHDKPTIGDKLKHFGIPDVKRGIRLLYVSSWVGLATFIILSQLIGVII, encoded by the coding sequence ATGATTTTTATAATGAGATACAGTATAGCATATATAATGGATTTAATATTAGGAGACCCACACTGGTTTCCACACCCAGTTAGATTTATAGGAAAACTTATAACTTTACTAGAAAAATTATTGTACAGATTTAGCTGTAAAAAAATTACTGGGGGAGTATTGGCTATACTGACTATTGGAATAACTTTTTTAGTATCATTTTATTTAGTTAAGTTATCACCTATGTTGGAAATATTTTTTCTATATACTACATTGGCTACTAAAAGCTTAGCAGATGAAGGATTTAGAGTTTGTAAAGTTTTAGTAGAGGGAGATATGGAAAAGGCTAAAAAAGAGCTAGCCTATTTAGTAAGTAGAGATACAAATAGTATGGACGTTACTCAAATAGTAAGAAGTATATTGGAAACAATAAGTGAGAATACAGTAGATGGAGTTATTGCTCCTATGTTCTTTGCCTTTGTAGGAAGTTTTTTTACTATTGAGGGAGTATCTCTTGCTCTTCCTTTTGCTATGGGATATAAGGCGATAAATACTTTGGATTCTATGGTAGGATATAAAAATGATAAATATATTGATTTTGGAATGTTATCTGCTAAGATAGATGATATGGCAAATTTTATTCCTGCTAGAATAGCTGGAGGATTTATTATTCCAATGGGAGCTTTTTTATTAAGAATGGATTATAGAAGTGCTTGGAGAATATTTTTTAGAGATAGACTAAACCATTCTAGCCCAAACTCTGGACACTCTGAAGCTGCTTTCGCTGGAGCATTGGGAGTACAATTTGGTGGAAGAACTAGCTACTTTGGAAAATGGCACGACAAACCTACTATTGGAGATAAATTAAAACATTTTGGAATACCAGATGTAAAAAGAGGAATTAGACTTCTATATGTTTCCTCTTGGGTGGGACTTGCTACATTTATAATTTTATCTCAATTAATAGGAGTGATTATCTAA
- a CDS encoding ATP-binding protein → MIIIITGASHTGKTLLAQNLLERYKFPYLSIDHIKMGLIRSGNINLNAEDDEQLTPYLWGIVREIIKTAIENKQNLIVEGCYVPFDWERDFDSKYLENIKYYCLIMSKEYIEKNFDKIVEYANTIENRLDDSYCTKEFLIEENEKNLRECQKYGCKYILIDKEYKLDILF, encoded by the coding sequence ATGATAATAATTATAACAGGAGCATCACATACAGGAAAAACTCTATTAGCCCAAAACCTACTAGAGAGATATAAGTTTCCTTATCTATCAATAGACCATATAAAGATGGGATTAATAAGAAGTGGAAATATAAATCTAAATGCAGAAGATGATGAACAACTTACTCCATATCTTTGGGGAATAGTTAGAGAGATTATAAAAACAGCTATTGAGAATAAACAAAATCTAATAGTTGAAGGTTGTTATGTTCCTTTTGATTGGGAGAGAGATTTTGATAGTAAATATCTAGAGAATATAAAATATTATTGTTTAATTATGAGTAAAGAGTATATTGAAAAGAATTTTGATAAGATAGTTGAGTATGCCAATACAATAGAAAATAGATTAGATGATTCCTATTGTACAAAAGAATTTCTTATAGAGGAAAATGAGAAAAATCTAAGAGAGTGTCAAAAATATGGTTGTAAGTATATTTTAATAGATAAAGAATACAAGTTAGATATTTTATTCTAA